The region TCAAGGACACCGTGCGCAATGTGCAGGAAACCGGCCAGCTGGTGGTCAACCTGGTCAGCTTCGACATGGCTGACGCCATGAACGAGACCTCGTTTTCGTATGACGCCGACGTCAGCGAATTCGAACGCTGCGGCATCGCCTCCGCGCCCTCGACGCTGGTGCTGCCGGCGCGCGTCGCCAACGCGCCGGTCAGCCTCGAATGCGAACTGGCCAGCTGCACGCCCTATCCCGCCGATGCGCCATCCTGCCACATCGTGCTGGGCCGCGTGCTGGCCGCGCATTTTGACGAGAGCATCCTCAACGACAAGCAACTGCCCGATCCGGTCAAACTCAATTTGCTGGCGCGCATGGGCGGCGACTGGTACGGCCGCACCCGCAGCGATGCCAACTTTGAATTGTCGCGTCCGCGCGGCTGGGCGAAATAAGAGAAAGCATGGAAGAAAGCGTGAAACAATGAAGAAGCTGACCCTGGTGGTCTTTGACGGAGTACAAGCGCTGGACGTGGCCGGCCCCCTGGACGTGTTCTCCGAGGCCAACCTGCTGCTGCCGGCCAGGGATCATTATCAGATCACGCTGGTGGGCGAACGTCCCGACAGTGTCATGTGTTCCAGCGGGATGGAGTTCCGGGTGCATGTCGACTATCCGAATTTTCATGCCGACAGCGACTTGCTGCTGGTGGCCGGCGGCCCGCGCGTACCGGAATACC is a window of Herbaspirillum hiltneri N3 DNA encoding:
- a CDS encoding flavin reductase family protein is translated as MFLDFSQVDPRQAYSWLASAVIPRPVAWVSTVSAAGVSNLAPFSFFQMITGKPPTVMISPLVQRDGSIKDTVRNVQETGQLVVNLVSFDMADAMNETSFSYDADVSEFERCGIASAPSTLVLPARVANAPVSLECELASCTPYPADAPSCHIVLGRVLAAHFDESILNDKQLPDPVKLNLLARMGGDWYGRTRSDANFELSRPRGWAK